One segment of Theobroma cacao cultivar B97-61/B2 chromosome 9, Criollo_cocoa_genome_V2, whole genome shotgun sequence DNA contains the following:
- the LOC18587799 gene encoding ethylene-responsive transcription factor SHINE 2, whose product MVQTRKFRGVRQRQWGSWVSEIRHPLLKRRVWLGTFETAEAAARAYDQAAILMNGQNAKTNFPVAKADQPGDTNACDDDSPLPPKALSELLNAKLRKCCKDQSPSLTCLRLDTDNSHIGVWQKRAGTRSSSSWVMRVELGNKKAPALLEDGSALTSGSGSSSPMADEIEAGSVMGEEDRIAMQMIEELLNWNCPMTSSSGGV is encoded by the exons ATGGTACAAACAAGGAAGTTCAGAGGTGTCCGGCAGCGACAGTGGGGCTCTTGGGTATCAGAGATTCGCCATCCTTTACT GAAGAGAAGGGTATGGCTAGGCACATTCGAGACAGCTGAGGCTGCGGCAAGAGCATACGACCAGGCTGCCATTTTGATGAATGGACAAAATGCCAAGACCAATTTTCCTGTAGCAAAGGCTGATCAACCTGGTGACACAAATGCTTGCGATGATGACTCTCCACTGCCTCCCAAGGCCCTCTCCGAGCTCCTGAATGCGAAGCTCAGGAAGTGTTGCAAAGACCAATCACCTTCTCTCACTTGCCTGAGGCTTGACACTGATAATTCTCATATTGGAGTCTGGCAAAAACGCGCAGGCACTCGTTCAAGCTCCAGCTGGGTCATGAGGGTTGAGCTAGGGAATAAGAAGGCGCCGGCATTATTGGAAGATGGATCAGCATTGACATCAGGGTCAGGGTCGTCGTCTCCTATGGCTGACGAGATTGAAGCTGGAAGTGTAATGGGAGAAGAGGATAGGATCGCAATGCAGATGATAGAAGAACTACTCAACTGGAATTGCCCTATGACTTCAAGCTCAGGTGGAGTTTAG
- the LOC18587800 gene encoding RNA-dependent RNA polymerase 6 translates to MESQGSEKDTVVTQVSVGGFGRHVAAKDLMEYFDNEVGVVWRCRLKTSWTPPESYPNFEILDSTVIQRTDDYKKVEPHAFVHFASPLTATWAVDAAGRTELVFNNQLLKVSLGPENPYYLNRRRRNTTPFKLSDVCLDIGGMVSRDEFFVGWRGPPFGVDFLVDPFDGTCKFCFSRDTAFSFKGTTEYAVIKCDFKVEFLVRDINEIKQYTEPSGLVVFLQLASSPRVWYRTADDEIEESVPFDLLDDDDQWIRTTDFTPSGAIGRCNTYRVVIRPRHGAKLKKALDYLREQRVPMDYVRWPLRISDEPDFGRSMSDPFYCIDYKEGIPFEIMFLVNAVMHKGIFNQHQLSEDFFNLLRDQPREVNVAALKHIYSYRRPVFDAYKRLKTVHDWLLRNPILFKSPKQLDDIVEIRRLVITPTKAHCLLPEVELSNRVLRKYKEVADRFLRVTFMDEGMQTINANVLTYYAASIVRDVTSTFFSQKTGVFKRVRSILTDGFYLCGRKYSFLAFSANQLRDSSAWFFAEDGKTSVLQILRWMGKFTNRNIAKCAARMGQCFSSTYATVEVPSTEVNPFLPDIERNGYVFSDGIGKITPDLAKEVAQKLKLDLNPPCAYQIRYAGCKGVVACWPEEGDGVRLSLRCSMNKFFSDHTTLEICSWTRFQPGFLNRQIITLLSTQYVPDEVFWEMQNTMVSKLNKILVDTDVAFEVLTSSCSEQGNAAAIMLSAGFKPQTEPHLRGILTCVRASQLCGLREKARIFVPSGRWLMGVLDELGVLEQGQCFIQVSNPSVENCFLKHGSRFAETKKNFEVIQGLVVIAKNPCLHPGDIRILEAVDAPGLHHLYDCLVFPQKGERPHTNEASGSDLDGDLYFVTWEDLLIPPGKKSWPPMQYDPGETKEIQREVNHKDIIDFFAKNMVNEHLGTICNAHVVHADLSEYGALDEKCIHLAELAATAVDFPKTGKIVSMPANLKPKLYPDFMGKEEYQSYKSRKILGRLYRHIKDAYDEDLSESSEINLDSPDINYDTDLEVTGSADYIDDAWVKKCSYDRQLIGLLGQYKVKREEEVVTGHIWSMPKYNSRKLGDLKEKLGHSYGALRKEFRQIFESMDSEIEQLNEDDRNELYERKASAWYQVTYHPKWVEKKLELQKSDGADPVVMLSFAWIAADYLARIKIRSQGTGNVDFSKPVNSLVKYLADKI, encoded by the exons ATGGAATCACAAGGAAGTGAAAAGGACACTGTGGTGACTCAAGTTAGTGTTGGTGGATTTGGCAGACATGTTGCAGCCAAAGATCTCATGGAGTACTTTGACAATGAAGTTGGAGTTGTTTGGAGGTGTAGATTGAAGACTTCATGGACGCCACCGGAGTCCTATCCCAACTTTGAGATTCTTGACAGTACAGTTATCCAAAGAACAGATGACTATAAGAAGGTGGAGCCCCATGCATTTGTTCATTTTGCCTCCCCTCTAACAGCAACTTGGGCTGTAGATGCTGCAGGTCGTACTGAGCTTGTTTTCAACAATCAGCTTTTGAAGGTTAGTTTGGGGCCTGAAAATCCATATTACTTGAATCGTAGGAGGAGGAATACGACGCCCTTTAAGTTATCTGATGTCTGCCTGGATATTGGAGGCATGGTTAGCCGAGATGAGTTCTTTGTTGGCTGGAGAGGACCTCCTTTTGGGGTTGATTTTCTTGTGGATCCTTTTGATGGCACCTGCAAATTTTGTTTCTCTAGAGATACAGCCTTCTCTTTCAAAGGCACAACTGAGTATGCGGTGataaaatgtgactttaaGGTTGAGTTCTTGGTGAGAGACATTAATGAGATTAAGCAATACACAGAGCCATCAGGTTTAGTAGTGTTCTTGCAGCTGGCTTCTTCACCTCGGGTCTGGTATAGAACTGCTGATGATGAGATTGAAGAATCAGTTCCATTTGATCTGTTGGATGATGATGATCAGTGGATCAGGACCAcagattttacccctagtggggCCATTGGTCGGTGTAATACATACAGAGTTGTAATCCGTCCTCGTCATGGTGCAAAGTTGAAGAAGGCCTTGGATTATCTCAGAGAACAAAGGGTACCCATGGACTACGTCAGATGGCCACTTAGGATCAGTGATGAACCTGATTTTGGGAGGTCCATGTCagatcccttttattgtatcGATTACAAGGAGGGGATTCCCTTTGAAATAATGTTTTTGGTGAATGCTGTAATGCACAAAGGCATATTCAATCAACATCAGCTATCAGAGGACTTCTTTAACCTACTGAGAGACCAACCAAGGGAGGTCAATGTGGCTGCGCTAAAGCACATCTATTCCTATAGGCGTCCAGTTTTTGATGCTTATAAGAGGCTGAAAACTGTCCATGATTGGCTGCTGAGGAATCCTATACTTTTTAAGAGCCCTAAGCAGTTGGATGATATTGTTGAAATCAGAAGATTGGTTATTACTCCAACCAAAGCTCATTGTCTTCTTCCAGAAGTTGAGCTTTCTAATAGGGTTCTCAGGAAATATAAAGAAGTCGCTGATCGGTTTTTAAGGGTTACATTTATGGATGAAGGCATGCAGACAATCAATGCAAATGTGCTCACTTACTATGCTGCTTCAATCGTGAGGGATGTGACATCGACCTTCTTTTCTCAGAAAACGGGAGTGTTCAAAAGGGTAAGGTCTATTCTAACAGATGGTTTTTACTTGTGTGGTCGCAAATACTCTTTCCTTGCTTTCTCAGCCAATCAATTGAGAGACAGTTCCGCATGGTTTTTTGCTGAAGATGGAAAGACAAGTGTGCTTCAAATTCTAAGGTGGATGGGGAAGTTTACAAACCGAAATATTGCTAAATGTGCTGCCAGGATGGGTCAGTGCTTCTCATCAACATATGCGACAGTGGAAGTTCCTTCAACAGAGGTCAACCCTTTCCTTCCTGATATAGAGAGGAATGGATATGTGTTCTCAGATGGGATTGGCAAGATCACACCTGATCTTGCAAAGGAAGTTGCTCAGAAATTGAAGCTGGACCTGAATCCTCCTTGTGCTTATCAAATTAGATATGCTGGTTGTAAAGGGGTCGTGGCTTGTTGGCCAGAAGAAGGTGATGGGGTCCGTCTTTCTTTACGGTGCAGTATGAATAAGTTCTTCTCTGACCATACAACATTGGAAATCTGTTCTTGGACAAGATTTCAGCCTGGCTTCCTGAATAGACAAATTATTACATTGCTTTCAACACAGTATGTGCCAGATGAAGTATTTTGGGAAATGCAAAATACGATGGTTTCTAAGTTAAACAAAATCCTTGTGGACACTGATGTAGCATTTGAAGTTCTCACTTCTTCATGTTCTGAGCAAGGGAATGCTGCAGCAATAATGCTGAGTGCAGGTTTCAAGCCTCAAACAGAGCCTCATTTACGAGGAATCTTGACTTGTGTAAGAGCATCTCAGCTTTGCGGTCTGAGGGAAAAAGCTAGGATTTTTGTTCCCTCAGGAAGGTGGTTGATGGGTGTCTTGGATGAACTAGGAGTACTTGAACAAGGTCAATGCTTTATCCAAGTATCCAATCCTTCTGTAGAAAACTGCTTCTTGAAACATGGCTCTAGGTTTGctgaaacaaagaaaaattttgaagtaatTCAAGGGTTGGTGGTTATAGCTAAGAATCCTTGTCTTCACCCTGGAGATATACGGATTCTAGAAGCAGTGGATGCCCCTGGTTTGCACCATTTGTATGACTGTCTGGTCTTCCCTCAAAAGGGTGAGAGACCCCATACAAATGAAGCTTCTGGAAGTGATCTTGATGGGGACCTTTATTTTGTCACATGGGAAGATCTTCTTATCCCCCCTGGGAAGAAGAGCTGGCCACCCATGCAGTATGACCCTGGTGAGACTAAAGAGATCCAACGCGAAGTCAATCATAAG GACATAATAgatttttttgcaaaaaacaTGGTGAATGAGCACCTGGGGACTATTTGCAATGCGCATGTGGTTCATGCTGACCTTAGTGAATATGGTGCTCTAGATGAGAAATGTATACATCTCGCAGAGTTAGCAGCTACAGCTGTTGATTTTCCTAAAACTGGGAAGATTGTGTCAATGCCTGCTAATTTAAAACCAAAACTTTACCCGGATTTTATGGGTAAAGAGGAGTACCAGTCAtacaaatcaagaaaaattttggGAAGACTATATCGTCATATCAAAGATGCATATGATGAAGATCTCTCTGAATCTTCCGAGATCAATCTTGACTCTCCTGACATCAATTATGATACAGATCTTGAGGTTACAGGATCTGCTGACTACATTGATGATGCATGGGTTAAAAAGTGCTCCTACGACAGGCAGTTGATTGGACTTCTTGGACAATACAAAGTTAAGAGGGAAGAAGAGGTTGTAACTGGGCACATCTGGTCCATGCCCAAATACAACAGTCGGAAGTTAGGGGATTTGAAGGAGAAGCTCGGTCATTCTTATGGTGCCCTGAGGAAAGAATTCAGGCAAATTTTTGAGAGTATGGACTCGGAAATTGAGCAGCTTAATGAGGATGACAGGAATGAATTGTATGAAAGAAAGGCATCAGCATGGTACCAGGTCACTTACCATCCTAAATGGGTAGAGAAGAAGTTAGAGTTGCAGAAGTCTGATGGTGCTGACCCTGTCGTGATGTTGAGTTTTGCTTGGATTGCAGCTGATTACCTTGCTCGAATTAAAATTAGGAGCCAGGGAACGGGAAATGTTGACTTTTCTAAGCCTGTCAACTCTCTCGTAAAGTACCTAGCTGATAAAATATGA